In Candidatus Defluviilinea proxima, a single genomic region encodes these proteins:
- a CDS encoding glutamate synthase subunit beta, with amino-acid sequence MAKPTGFMEYPRELPADRTPEERIKDWKEFHLHFGDEKLQVQAARCMNCGIPFCHTGGLISGMASGCPINNLIPEWNDLVYRGLWKQALDSLLKTNNFPEFTGRVCPAPCEGSCTLGINAPAVTIKTVEQAIIEKGFEEGWIVPTPPAVRTGKRIAVVGSGPAGLACADQLNKAGHWVTVFERADRIGGLLEYGIPNMKLDKKVVRRRVDLMTAEGIKFVTNIEIGKNYPADKLRQEYDAVILCCGATKPRNLPIEGRDLKGIHYAVEFLHANTKHLLDRKYGDTQSFGSFTYPYVSAEGKDVVVIGGGDTGTDCVGTSLRQGCKSLMQLEILSRPPDVRQPNNPWPEWPKVYNLDYGQEEYKAIYGDDPRQYLVTAKCFIGDENGNVKEIETVGVEWVKDENGRFGPREIPGTNQTRPVQLVLLAMGFLGPEDSVADALGVERDERSNVKAEYGKFNTNLPGVFSAGDMRRGQSLVVWAINEGRGAARECDRYLMGETVLP; translated from the coding sequence ATGGCGAAACCAACTGGATTTATGGAATACCCCCGCGAACTCCCTGCTGACCGTACACCGGAGGAACGCATTAAGGATTGGAAGGAATTCCACCTGCATTTCGGCGATGAGAAATTACAGGTACAGGCCGCGCGTTGTATGAACTGCGGCATTCCGTTCTGTCACACAGGCGGACTCATCAGCGGCATGGCTTCAGGCTGCCCGATCAACAACCTCATCCCTGAATGGAATGATCTTGTCTATCGCGGTTTGTGGAAGCAGGCATTGGATAGTTTGCTCAAGACAAATAACTTTCCCGAATTTACCGGGCGCGTATGCCCGGCCCCGTGTGAAGGTTCTTGTACGTTGGGCATCAATGCTCCTGCCGTAACCATCAAGACTGTCGAGCAAGCCATCATCGAAAAAGGATTTGAAGAAGGCTGGATCGTCCCAACCCCTCCCGCTGTTCGTACAGGAAAGCGGATCGCTGTTGTGGGTTCGGGTCCTGCTGGATTGGCCTGTGCTGATCAGCTTAACAAGGCGGGCCATTGGGTGACGGTGTTTGAGCGCGCCGATCGTATCGGTGGTTTACTTGAATATGGCATCCCCAATATGAAACTAGATAAGAAGGTCGTCCGCCGCCGTGTGGACTTGATGACCGCCGAGGGCATCAAATTCGTCACGAACATTGAGATCGGCAAGAATTACCCCGCCGATAAATTGCGTCAGGAATATGACGCGGTCATTCTGTGTTGCGGTGCTACCAAGCCTCGCAACCTTCCCATTGAAGGACGCGACCTCAAGGGCATTCACTATGCGGTTGAATTCCTGCATGCCAACACCAAGCACCTGCTTGACCGCAAGTACGGCGATACGCAAAGCTTTGGCTCATTCACTTATCCCTACGTCTCTGCCGAGGGCAAGGATGTGGTTGTCATCGGCGGTGGGGATACCGGCACCGACTGCGTGGGTACATCTCTGCGTCAGGGATGCAAGAGTTTGATGCAACTTGAGATCCTCAGCCGTCCTCCTGATGTGCGCCAGCCGAACAACCCCTGGCCTGAATGGCCCAAGGTCTACAACCTTGATTATGGACAGGAAGAATATAAAGCCATTTATGGAGATGACCCGCGCCAGTATCTTGTCACTGCCAAGTGTTTCATCGGTGATGAGAACGGCAATGTGAAAGAGATCGAAACTGTGGGTGTGGAATGGGTCAAGGATGAGAACGGACGCTTCGGCCCTCGCGAGATCCCGGGCACGAATCAAACCCGACCTGTACAACTGGTCCTGCTTGCTATGGGCTTTCTTGGCCCCGAAGATTCCGTCGCTGACGCGTTGGGCGTGGAACGTGATGAACGCAGTAACGTCAAGGCTGAGTATGGAAAATTCAACACCAACCTGCCGGGCGTTTTTTCCGCTGGCGATATGCGTCGCGGACAAAGCCTCGTGGTCTGGGCGATCAACGAAGGCCGCGGTGCCGCACGTGAATGTGACCGTTACCTGATGGGCGAAACGGTTCTGCCGTAA